From Enterococcus mundtii, the proteins below share one genomic window:
- a CDS encoding alpha/beta fold hydrolase: MNPIILKRTIKNIPVLEVVQKELKTEKIPVVIYYHGWQTSKELVLTQGRKLAKKGMRVLLPDAMNHGERKQPVSKIPSFTFWSSIYGNLFEFDTLIEHLKKRELLSDKLAVGGVSMGGMTTCALLAKHPEITGGICLMGSPAPLEYGNEISRRAQEFQYKVPDDYFDLISWVNHYDLSLQPEKLAGRPLFFWHGEKDEKIPFRQVSKFVEKNQDKSYGKGIVFRASSEKRHMVEVPLMEEAADFLSQMMSVSI, encoded by the coding sequence GTGAATCCAATTATTTTGAAACGAACCATCAAAAACATACCCGTATTAGAAGTTGTCCAAAAAGAGTTGAAGACAGAGAAAATCCCAGTAGTGATCTACTATCATGGTTGGCAGACAAGCAAGGAGCTTGTATTGACTCAAGGTAGAAAACTGGCTAAAAAAGGGATGCGAGTTTTGCTTCCAGATGCGATGAATCATGGCGAGCGTAAACAACCCGTTTCAAAAATTCCTTCCTTTACTTTTTGGAGTAGTATCTACGGGAATCTATTCGAGTTTGATACATTGATCGAACATCTAAAAAAACGTGAACTTCTTTCAGATAAATTAGCTGTGGGTGGTGTGTCAATGGGTGGAATGACCACTTGTGCATTGCTAGCCAAACACCCAGAAATCACTGGCGGAATTTGTTTGATGGGATCACCAGCACCACTTGAATATGGCAATGAAATTTCACGCAGAGCGCAAGAATTTCAATATAAGGTGCCAGATGATTATTTTGACTTGATTTCATGGGTCAACCATTATGATCTATCTTTACAACCAGAAAAACTAGCAGGTCGTCCTTTATTTTTCTGGCATGGTGAAAAAGATGAAAAGATTCCTTTTCGACAAGTGTCTAAATTTGTCGAAAAAAACCAAGATAAGTCTTATGGTAAGGGAATCGTCTTTCGTGCTTCTTCGGAAAAACGTCATATGGTAGAAGTCCCATTGATGGAGGAAGCAGCGGATTTTTTGAGCCAAATGATGTCTGTGTCTATATAG
- the parE gene encoding DNA topoisomerase IV subunit B has product MAKKIKNEYNDASIQVLEGLEAVRKRPGMYIGSTDSRGLHHLVYEIVDNAVDEALSGYGNEIAVTIHEDNSVTVTDSGRGMPVGMHASGIPTVEVIFTVLHAGGKFGQGGYKTSGGLHGVGASVVNALSKWLTVTIVRDGIEYQQTFKQGGKPDGTLKKIGKTKKANGTSVHFLPDDSIFSTTKFSYDTLSERLRESAFLLKGVKITLTDLRGDETVQEVFHYEEGIKEFVAYLNEEKDTLTPVVYFSGEKEGIEVEVAYQYNDGYSENVLSFVNNVRTKDGGTHEVGMKTAMTKAYNEYARKVGLLKERDKNLEGSDFREGLATVLSIRVPEHLLQFEGQTKEKLGTPIARSVVDNVMSEQMGFYLQENSEMSQMLIRKAIKAREAREAARKAREESRNGKKRKKGESLLSGKLTPAQSRNPKKNELYLVEGDSAGGSAKQGRDRKFQAILPLRGKVINTEKAKMQDILKNEEINTMIYTIGAGVGPEFSLEDCNYDKIIIMTDADTDGAHIQVLLLTFFYRYMKPLIEAGKVYIALPPLYKVSKGQGKKQVVEYAWTDDELAAVIKTVGKGYMLQRYKGLGEMNAEQLWETTMDPTSRTLIRVRIDDAAQAERRVTTLMGDKVEPRRKWIENHVQFSLEEERSILDKKEETETSASVSNDLLEEERAEENKNEQSVEVE; this is encoded by the coding sequence TTGGCAAAAAAAATTAAAAATGAATACAATGATGCCTCGATCCAAGTTCTTGAAGGATTAGAAGCAGTAAGAAAACGACCAGGGATGTATATCGGGTCGACTGATAGCCGAGGCTTGCATCATTTAGTCTATGAAATCGTTGATAATGCCGTAGATGAAGCTTTATCAGGCTACGGAAATGAAATCGCTGTGACGATCCACGAGGATAACAGTGTGACTGTTACGGATAGTGGACGTGGTATGCCTGTAGGTATGCATGCTTCAGGGATTCCAACGGTCGAAGTTATTTTCACTGTGCTACATGCCGGTGGTAAATTTGGCCAAGGAGGATATAAAACTTCTGGTGGACTTCATGGTGTAGGTGCCAGTGTCGTCAATGCTTTATCTAAATGGCTGACAGTGACGATCGTCCGAGATGGTATCGAATACCAACAAACATTCAAACAAGGTGGAAAACCAGACGGAACGTTGAAAAAAATTGGCAAAACGAAGAAAGCCAATGGGACGTCTGTTCATTTCTTACCAGATGATAGTATTTTCTCAACCACGAAATTTTCCTATGATACGTTATCTGAACGTTTAAGAGAGTCTGCATTTCTGTTAAAAGGTGTGAAAATCACTTTGACAGATCTAAGAGGTGACGAAACAGTTCAAGAAGTCTTTCATTACGAAGAAGGAATCAAAGAATTCGTTGCGTATTTAAATGAAGAAAAAGATACGTTGACGCCAGTAGTCTATTTCTCTGGTGAAAAAGAAGGAATCGAAGTAGAAGTTGCCTATCAGTATAACGATGGCTATTCTGAAAATGTCCTATCGTTTGTTAACAACGTGCGAACAAAAGATGGTGGGACGCATGAAGTCGGCATGAAAACAGCAATGACCAAAGCCTATAATGAATATGCTCGTAAAGTAGGCTTGTTGAAAGAACGAGACAAGAACCTAGAAGGTAGTGACTTCCGTGAAGGACTTGCGACAGTCTTGTCGATCCGAGTACCTGAACATTTGCTACAATTTGAAGGACAAACGAAAGAAAAATTGGGTACACCGATTGCTCGTTCCGTCGTTGATAATGTCATGAGCGAACAAATGGGCTTCTATTTGCAAGAAAACAGTGAGATGAGCCAAATGCTGATCCGTAAAGCAATCAAAGCGAGAGAAGCACGGGAAGCCGCTCGTAAAGCCAGAGAAGAAAGCCGTAACGGGAAAAAACGTAAAAAGGGCGAATCATTACTTTCTGGAAAATTGACACCTGCACAATCGAGAAACCCTAAGAAAAATGAATTGTATCTTGTCGAAGGAGATTCAGCCGGTGGATCAGCTAAACAAGGGAGAGATCGGAAATTCCAAGCGATATTGCCACTTCGAGGAAAAGTCATCAATACCGAAAAAGCAAAAATGCAAGATATCTTAAAAAATGAAGAAATCAATACGATGATCTATACGATCGGTGCCGGCGTTGGCCCTGAATTTTCACTGGAAGATTGTAACTATGACAAGATCATCATCATGACCGATGCGGATACCGATGGTGCTCATATCCAAGTCTTATTGTTGACATTTTTCTATCGCTACATGAAACCATTGATCGAAGCAGGAAAAGTTTACATTGCTTTACCGCCTCTATATAAAGTGTCCAAAGGCCAAGGAAAAAAACAAGTAGTCGAGTACGCTTGGACCGATGACGAATTAGCTGCAGTCATTAAGACTGTCGGTAAAGGCTATATGTTGCAACGGTACAAAGGTCTTGGGGAGATGAATGCGGAGCAGTTATGGGAAACGACGATGGACCCAACCTCTCGGACCTTGATCCGGGTGAGGATCGATGATGCTGCGCAAGCAGAGCGACGCGTAACCACCTTGATGGGGGATAAAGTCGAACCACGTCGTAAATGGATTGAAAATCATGTCCAATTCAGCTTAGAAGAAGAACGTAGTATTCTAGACAAAAAAGAAGAAACTGAGACTTCCGCGTCTGTTTCTAATGACCTATTAGAAGAAGAACGCGCAGAAGAAAACAAAAATGAACAATCAGTAGAGGTAGAATAG
- a CDS encoding DUF2179 domain-containing protein, with protein sequence MFDPKMLAMIFFINFAYITLNTLRFMLTMKGYRYIAPLVSMVEITIYIVGLSLVLDRLDNPLNLFVYALGYAVGISVGIAIEDKLALGYIMVTTILPANTSEDKNLPIILRQNGFGVTQTSATGLEGERLVLEILSPRKSERELYRLIKEVEERAFIISYEPKYISGGFWTKKVRKRRSNVK encoded by the coding sequence ATGTTCGATCCAAAAATGTTAGCGATGATCTTTTTCATCAATTTCGCTTACATCACATTAAATACCTTACGCTTTATGTTGACCATGAAAGGCTATCGCTACATCGCTCCATTAGTTAGTATGGTTGAGATCACTATTTATATCGTTGGTTTATCGCTGGTTTTAGACCGCTTAGATAATCCATTGAATTTGTTCGTTTACGCGTTAGGCTATGCTGTTGGGATCAGTGTTGGGATTGCCATTGAGGATAAATTAGCACTAGGATATATCATGGTAACGACGATCCTACCAGCAAATACTTCAGAGGATAAAAATTTGCCGATCATTCTTCGACAAAATGGGTTTGGAGTGACACAAACGTCAGCAACTGGTTTAGAAGGTGAACGGTTAGTCTTAGAGATTTTATCTCCACGTAAAAGTGAACGTGAGCTTTATCGCTTGATCAAAGAAGTCGAAGAACGTGCTTTTATTATCTCCTACGAACCAAAATATATTTCTGGCGGATTCTGGACAAAGAAAGTGCGCAAACGCCGAAGCAATGTGAAATGA
- a CDS encoding DUF1803 domain-containing protein, with the protein MQYFYSLENKRKLIEHPLFQPMIDYLIEQGSQEVILRQLKKAFPQKKMEHFLDQMIDSGLIIRENRRYRCAFPVYDQGDFQTEIKQLTKELINELMKQPEHRRNLFLSEEIWDFCHETTSPYFYATTFSVPTIVRLEAGNENYRFRTLTQGEEVVSLPTYFHLQKQQTPLSKEFQALGQLLGDVNETYFFDQIEIIIERICENKYKKRRESIFLDALLLARVVAQEEQYRLLLPITEDRKDALLQKYEPSTETPMQAAFIKEQALVEVMGQLDLKSYSYIKKI; encoded by the coding sequence ATGCAATATTTTTATTCTTTAGAGAACAAACGAAAACTAATTGAGCATCCGCTCTTCCAACCAATGATCGACTATTTGATCGAACAAGGCTCACAAGAGGTGATTTTACGCCAACTAAAGAAAGCATTTCCTCAAAAGAAAATGGAACACTTTCTTGATCAAATGATCGATAGTGGATTGATCATCCGAGAAAATCGCCGTTACCGCTGTGCTTTTCCGGTCTATGACCAAGGAGATTTCCAAACAGAGATCAAGCAACTGACTAAAGAATTAATCAATGAATTAATGAAACAACCGGAACACCGCAGAAATCTCTTCTTATCAGAAGAAATTTGGGATTTCTGTCATGAAACAACGTCTCCTTATTTTTATGCAACTACTTTTTCAGTCCCTACGATTGTGCGGTTGGAAGCAGGGAATGAGAACTATCGCTTCAGGACGCTCACCCAAGGAGAAGAAGTGGTATCTTTACCAACGTACTTCCATCTTCAAAAACAGCAAACTCCACTATCTAAGGAATTTCAGGCGCTAGGACAGTTGCTTGGCGATGTGAATGAAACCTATTTTTTTGACCAAATAGAAATAATTATCGAACGGATTTGTGAAAACAAATACAAAAAACGCCGTGAGTCGATTTTTCTAGATGCTTTATTATTAGCGAGGGTTGTTGCTCAGGAAGAGCAGTATCGATTACTCCTGCCTATAACAGAGGATAGGAAAGACGCATTGCTACAAAAATATGAACCTTCAACGGAAACGCCGATGCAAGCCGCCTTTATTAAAGAACAAGCGTTAGTCGAAGTCATGGGGCAATTGGATTTAAAATCTTATTCTTATATCAAGAAAATATGA
- the pflB gene encoding formate C-acetyltransferase produces MEQWNGFKGTKWKEGVDTRDFIQNNYTEYRGDDSFLEKPTEATENLWEKLQKLNDIQFERNGVYDMDTDVVSTITSHEAGYLDKDLEQIVGLQTETPLKQAFMPFGGINMANHALTSNGYEPKEELTHIFTDWRKTHNQGVFDAYTAEMRAARKNKIITGLPDAYGRGRIIGDYRRIALYGIDYLMAQKKKDHDNTGYHTMSEEVIRLREEISEQYRALAQMKEMAAKYGYDISKPAANAKEAVQWLYFGYLAAIKSQNGAAMSIGRISAFLDIYIQRDLDNGVITEKEAQELIDHLVMKLRMVKFARTPEYNQLFSGFPIWATLSIAGMGLDGRSLVTKNDFRMLHTLTNMGPSPEPNLTVLYSENLPEGFRTYASKIAIESSSIQFENDNLLREQWGSDDCAIACCVSGTVVGKDMQFFGARANLAKALLYAINGGVDEMTGAQVGPEYRPITSDTLDFEEVKHNFMNIMDWLAELYVNTLNIIHYMHDKYSYEAAQLAVMDTDLKRTFATGIAGISHAADSLSAIKYAQVKPIRNEEGITVDFEVTGDFPKYGNDDDRADEIAEWILEYFMGQIKRHKTYRNSTPTTSLLTITSNVVYGKNTGNTPDGREAGKPLAPGANPSYQAEQNGLLASLNSTAKFNYAHARDGISNTQTINPSGLGKDEETRIDNLRNVLDGYFSRGAYHLNVNVFSNDLLRDAMENPMKYPNLTIRVSGYAVKFRDLTREQQLDVLMRTSHDRM; encoded by the coding sequence ATGGAACAATGGAATGGATTTAAAGGAACTAAGTGGAAAGAAGGCGTGGATACACGTGACTTTATCCAAAACAACTATACAGAATACCGCGGTGATGACAGCTTTTTAGAAAAACCCACTGAAGCAACAGAAAATTTGTGGGAAAAATTACAAAAATTAAACGATATCCAATTTGAACGTAATGGTGTATATGACATGGATACAGATGTCGTATCAACAATCACTTCTCACGAAGCAGGATACCTAGACAAAGATTTAGAACAAATCGTCGGTCTACAAACTGAAACTCCTTTGAAACAAGCATTCATGCCATTTGGTGGCATCAACATGGCGAATCATGCGTTAACAAGTAACGGCTATGAGCCAAAAGAAGAGTTAACACACATTTTCACAGACTGGAGAAAAACACATAACCAAGGTGTATTCGATGCTTATACAGCAGAAATGCGTGCTGCACGTAAAAACAAGATCATCACTGGACTTCCTGACGCTTACGGACGTGGCCGCATCATCGGTGACTACCGTCGTATCGCATTGTACGGAATCGACTATTTGATGGCTCAAAAGAAAAAAGACCATGACAATACAGGCTACCATACGATGAGTGAAGAGGTCATCCGTCTTCGTGAAGAAATCTCAGAACAATATCGTGCATTAGCTCAAATGAAAGAAATGGCTGCAAAATATGGGTATGACATTTCAAAACCAGCTGCCAACGCAAAAGAAGCCGTTCAATGGTTATACTTTGGTTATCTAGCAGCAATCAAATCTCAAAATGGTGCAGCTATGTCGATCGGACGTATCTCTGCATTCTTAGACATTTATATCCAACGTGATTTAGACAACGGTGTGATCACTGAAAAAGAAGCACAAGAATTGATCGATCATTTAGTAATGAAATTACGTATGGTGAAATTTGCACGTACGCCTGAATACAACCAATTGTTCTCTGGCTTCCCGATCTGGGCAACCTTATCAATCGCTGGTATGGGCTTAGACGGACGTTCATTAGTCACAAAAAATGATTTCCGTATGTTGCACACATTGACAAATATGGGACCTTCCCCAGAACCAAACTTGACTGTTTTATACTCAGAAAACTTACCAGAAGGCTTCAGAACGTATGCAAGTAAAATTGCGATCGAAAGTTCTTCGATCCAATTTGAAAATGATAACTTGCTTCGTGAACAATGGGGTTCAGATGACTGTGCGATCGCATGTTGTGTATCTGGAACTGTTGTTGGTAAAGATATGCAATTCTTCGGTGCTCGCGCAAACTTAGCTAAAGCTTTGTTATATGCGATCAACGGTGGTGTGGATGAAATGACAGGCGCACAAGTAGGTCCTGAGTATCGTCCGATCACAAGCGACACATTAGACTTTGAAGAAGTAAAACACAACTTCATGAACATCATGGACTGGTTAGCTGAGCTTTATGTCAATACGCTAAACATCATCCACTATATGCACGACAAATATTCTTATGAAGCAGCACAATTAGCAGTTATGGATACTGACTTGAAACGTACATTTGCGACAGGTATCGCAGGTATCTCTCACGCAGCAGATAGCTTGTCTGCAATCAAATATGCACAAGTTAAACCAATCCGTAATGAAGAAGGGATCACAGTTGACTTTGAAGTAACTGGTGACTTCCCTAAATATGGTAATGACGATGATCGTGCCGATGAGATCGCTGAATGGATCTTAGAATACTTCATGGGTCAAATCAAACGTCATAAAACTTACCGTAATTCAACTCCGACAACTTCATTATTAACGATCACATCAAATGTCGTTTACGGAAAAAATACAGGGAATACACCTGACGGACGTGAAGCTGGTAAACCTTTAGCACCTGGTGCAAACCCAAGTTATCAAGCAGAACAAAATGGGTTACTTGCAAGCTTGAACTCAACTGCGAAATTCAACTATGCACACGCGCGTGATGGTATCTCTAATACACAAACAATCAACCCATCTGGTTTAGGGAAAGATGAAGAAACAAGAATCGACAACTTACGTAACGTCTTAGACGGTTATTTCTCAAGAGGAGCATACCACTTGAACGTCAACGTATTCAGTAATGACTTATTGCGTGATGCAATGGAAAACCCAATGAAATATCCAAACTTAACGATCCGTGTTTCTGGATATGCGGTTAAATTCCGTGACTTGACAAGAGAACAACAATTAGACGTATTAATGAGAACGTCACACGACAGAATGTAA
- the parC gene encoding DNA topoisomerase IV subunit A, translating into MEERQEIQELTLEEVMGDRFGRYSKYIIQERALPDIRDGLKPVQRRILFAMNKDGNTFDKGFRKSAKSVGNIMGNYHPHGDSSIYDAMVRMSQDWKLREVLVEMHGNNGSMDGDPPAAMRYTEARLSKLSGEMLADIEKNTVDLVWNFDDTEKEPTVLPARYPNLLVNGSTGISAGYATEIPTHNLAEVIDGTVYMIDHPQASLDKLMEFIPGPDFPTGGILQGKDEIKKAYETGRGKVILRSKTAIESIKGNKQQIVITEIPYEVNKATLVKKMDEIRLNKKIDGIAEVRDESDRTGLQIVVELKKDANAQGILNYLFKNTELQINYNFNMVAIDHMTPHQVGLKDILSSYIEHRKQVITKRSQFDLEKAQRRQHIVEGLMKALSILDEVIATIRESKDKKDAKHNLVQMFQFTEEQAEAIVTLQLYRLTNTDITELRRESQELIALITELNKILSNDKELFSVMKKELREVKKKYASSRLTMIEDEIEEIKIDTQVLVAQEDVIVSVTREGYVKRTSLRSYSASKPEEIGMREGDYLLYAGELNTLDHLLLVTNKANVIYRPVHELPDLKWKDAGEHISQTIVNLAVDESILAVFPYQKIDSEKTFVFISKNGLIKQTRMTDFEPWRTYKSRPLSGMKLKASEDELVAVYLEKEQTDRDVFLVTHQGMGLRYPLTEVPVVGTKAAGVKSINLKEEDYVVNGLLVLAEGDTPVVIVSQRGAVKRMLAQEISQTSRAKRGVTVLRELKKQPHRVIYMSEGHAKTMTLINQKGQELSIDPTDYPIGDRTSNGSFVLDEKKGGEVQMVIDSPTMDIKE; encoded by the coding sequence ATGGAAGAACGTCAAGAAATCCAAGAATTAACGTTAGAAGAAGTGATGGGTGACCGCTTCGGACGTTACTCGAAATATATTATTCAAGAACGTGCTTTGCCGGATATCCGTGATGGTCTGAAACCCGTTCAACGTCGTATTTTATTTGCGATGAACAAAGACGGCAATACGTTTGATAAAGGATTCCGTAAATCAGCAAAATCTGTCGGGAATATCATGGGTAATTATCATCCCCACGGTGACAGCAGTATCTATGATGCAATGGTTCGTATGAGCCAGGATTGGAAACTACGAGAAGTACTCGTAGAAATGCACGGAAACAACGGAAGTATGGACGGAGACCCACCAGCGGCAATGCGTTATACAGAAGCACGCTTATCGAAATTGAGCGGCGAGATGCTTGCTGATATCGAAAAAAATACGGTCGACCTTGTGTGGAACTTTGATGACACTGAAAAAGAGCCGACTGTATTACCAGCGAGATACCCCAATCTATTAGTCAATGGATCAACCGGTATCTCTGCGGGCTATGCTACTGAGATACCAACGCATAATCTCGCAGAAGTCATCGATGGAACGGTCTATATGATCGACCATCCACAAGCCAGCTTAGACAAATTGATGGAATTCATTCCAGGTCCTGACTTTCCAACTGGGGGCATTTTACAAGGAAAAGATGAAATCAAGAAAGCTTATGAAACTGGTCGTGGAAAAGTGATCTTACGCTCGAAAACGGCGATTGAATCCATCAAAGGAAACAAGCAACAAATCGTGATCACTGAGATTCCTTACGAAGTGAACAAAGCGACTCTTGTCAAAAAAATGGATGAGATACGCTTGAACAAGAAAATCGATGGGATCGCAGAAGTTCGTGACGAAAGTGATCGTACGGGTCTACAGATCGTTGTGGAATTGAAAAAAGACGCTAACGCTCAAGGAATCTTGAATTATTTATTCAAGAATACCGAATTACAGATCAACTACAACTTCAATATGGTGGCAATCGATCATATGACCCCTCATCAAGTAGGGTTGAAGGATATTTTAAGTAGTTACATCGAGCACCGCAAACAAGTGATCACCAAACGTAGTCAGTTTGACTTGGAGAAAGCGCAAAGAAGACAACATATCGTTGAAGGGCTGATGAAAGCTCTATCGATTTTAGATGAAGTCATTGCAACGATCCGTGAGAGTAAAGATAAAAAAGATGCGAAGCACAATTTAGTCCAAATGTTCCAATTTACAGAAGAACAAGCTGAAGCCATCGTGACGTTACAGCTTTATCGTTTGACGAATACAGACATTACTGAACTACGTCGTGAATCGCAAGAATTGATTGCTCTGATCACTGAATTAAATAAAATCCTTTCAAATGATAAAGAATTATTTTCTGTCATGAAAAAAGAACTACGTGAAGTCAAGAAGAAATATGCTTCTTCTCGCTTGACGATGATCGAAGATGAAATCGAAGAAATCAAAATCGATACTCAAGTATTGGTTGCGCAAGAGGATGTCATTGTCAGTGTCACACGTGAAGGCTATGTGAAACGAACAAGCCTTCGTTCCTATAGTGCATCAAAACCAGAAGAAATCGGTATGCGTGAAGGAGATTATCTTCTATACGCTGGGGAACTGAATACGTTAGATCATTTGTTACTGGTCACCAATAAAGCCAATGTGATCTATCGCCCAGTCCACGAACTACCAGATTTGAAATGGAAAGATGCCGGTGAGCATATCTCACAAACGATAGTGAATCTAGCTGTTGATGAATCGATTTTAGCGGTATTCCCCTATCAGAAGATCGATTCCGAAAAAACATTTGTATTTATCAGTAAAAACGGCTTGATCAAACAAACACGGATGACAGATTTTGAACCATGGCGTACGTATAAGAGTCGTCCATTGAGTGGCATGAAGCTAAAAGCCAGTGAAGATGAATTAGTGGCTGTCTATCTTGAAAAAGAACAAACAGATCGTGATGTTTTCCTTGTTACACATCAAGGAATGGGCCTACGCTATCCGTTGACTGAAGTGCCAGTCGTTGGAACGAAGGCTGCAGGTGTCAAATCGATCAACTTGAAAGAAGAAGATTATGTCGTTAATGGTTTACTTGTCTTGGCAGAAGGGGATACGCCTGTCGTTATCGTCAGCCAGCGTGGGGCAGTAAAACGAATGCTTGCACAAGAAATCAGCCAGACTTCACGTGCCAAACGAGGTGTGACTGTATTGCGAGAATTGAAGAAACAACCACATCGGGTGATTTATATGTCAGAGGGCCACGCCAAAACGATGACGTTGATCAATCAAAAAGGACAAGAATTATCAATTGATCCGACGGATTATCCAATCGGTGATCGTACGTCCAACGGTTCATTTGTATTAGATGAGAAAAAAGGCGGAGAAGTCCAAATGGTGATTGATTCTCCAACGATGGATATCAAGGAATAA
- the pflA gene encoding pyruvate formate-lyase-activating protein yields the protein MEEQTKGYVHSIETFGSVDGPGVRFVVFMQGCRMRCEFCHNPDTWNIGGGKEYTADAILDQAERYRSYWGKQGGITISGGEPLLQIDFLIELFQKAKERGIHTTIDTCGKPFSHDEPFFSRFEELMNYTDLLLFDIKHIDNEAHKKLTHWGNENILEMAQYLSDIKKPVWIRHVLVPERSDYDEYLIRLDAFIKTLENVDRVEILPYHTMGKYKWETLGLTYPLEGIEPPTKERVENAKRLLHIEDYTKYLTR from the coding sequence ATGGAAGAACAAACTAAAGGCTATGTCCATTCGATTGAAACATTTGGGTCTGTAGATGGACCAGGCGTTCGCTTTGTCGTCTTCATGCAAGGTTGTCGCATGCGTTGTGAATTTTGCCATAACCCAGACACCTGGAATATTGGTGGAGGAAAAGAATATACCGCGGATGCAATTTTAGACCAAGCAGAACGTTACCGTTCTTATTGGGGTAAACAAGGAGGGATCACGATCAGTGGTGGTGAACCTTTATTGCAGATCGATTTCCTAATCGAATTATTCCAAAAGGCGAAAGAACGTGGCATTCATACAACAATCGACACATGTGGAAAACCATTTAGCCATGATGAGCCTTTCTTTTCTCGTTTTGAAGAGTTGATGAACTATACGGACTTACTGTTATTCGATATCAAACATATCGATAACGAAGCACATAAAAAATTAACTCATTGGGGCAATGAAAATATCTTAGAAATGGCTCAGTATCTTTCAGATATCAAGAAACCTGTCTGGATTCGTCATGTGTTAGTCCCAGAACGTAGTGACTATGATGAGTATTTGATCCGCCTTGATGCATTCATCAAAACTCTTGAAAATGTCGATCGTGTGGAAATCCTTCCTTATCATACAATGGGTAAATACAAATGGGAAACGCTTGGTTTGACGTATCCATTAGAAGGAATCGAACCACCGACAAAAGAACGAGTAGAAAATGCAAAACGTCTTCTTCATATCGAAGATTATACAAAGTATTTAACCAGATAG
- a CDS encoding manganese-dependent inorganic pyrophosphatase, with protein sequence MSKVLVFGHQNPDTDAIGAAIAFSYLQNQLGVNAEPVALGTPSEETQFALDYFKLEAPRVITSIKEEQADVMLVDHNEFQQSVVDIAEATILAVVDHHRIANFETANPLYYRAEPVGCTSTIILKLFKENQIEIPKEIAGIMLSAIISDTLLFKSPTSTEADQLAAKELVEISGVDLEAYGLDMLKAGTNLSDKPAEVLLDLDAKSFPMGEASVRIAQVNTVDLNEVMDRQAELETAMQTEIATNGYDLFVLVVTDILNSNSELLIAGERKEQVEQAFGVKLENNRAFLQGVVSRKKQVVPQLTEVFN encoded by the coding sequence ATGTCAAAAGTTTTAGTTTTTGGTCATCAAAATCCTGATACAGATGCAATTGGAGCAGCGATTGCATTTTCATATTTGCAAAATCAATTAGGAGTAAACGCTGAGCCTGTCGCTTTAGGCACGCCAAGTGAAGAAACACAATTTGCACTAGATTACTTCAAATTAGAGGCGCCTCGAGTGATCACATCGATCAAAGAGGAACAAGCAGATGTCATGCTTGTCGATCATAATGAATTCCAACAAAGCGTGGTAGATATTGCGGAAGCGACGATTTTAGCAGTAGTTGACCATCATCGTATCGCCAACTTTGAAACAGCGAATCCATTGTATTATCGTGCTGAACCAGTGGGATGTACAAGTACGATCATTCTAAAATTATTTAAAGAAAATCAAATTGAGATTCCGAAAGAAATCGCTGGAATCATGTTATCAGCAATCATTTCAGATACATTGTTGTTCAAATCACCAACTTCAACAGAAGCAGATCAATTGGCTGCAAAAGAGCTAGTTGAAATCTCTGGTGTGGACTTAGAAGCGTATGGTTTAGACATGTTGAAAGCAGGTACAAATCTAAGTGATAAACCAGCAGAAGTATTACTTGATCTAGATGCGAAAAGTTTCCCTATGGGTGAAGCAAGTGTTCGTATCGCTCAAGTCAATACAGTTGATCTAAATGAAGTAATGGATCGTCAAGCTGAACTTGAAACTGCCATGCAAACAGAGATTGCGACGAATGGTTATGATCTTTTTGTTCTTGTTGTAACAGACATCTTGAACAGCAACTCAGAATTATTGATTGCTGGCGAAAGAAAAGAACAAGTTGAACAAGCTTTTGGCGTGAAGTTAGAAAACAATCGCGCATTTTTACAAGGGGTCGTTTCACGTAAAAAACAAGTGGTACCTCAATTAACAGAAGTTTTCAATTAG